In a single window of the Papaver somniferum cultivar HN1 chromosome 8, ASM357369v1, whole genome shotgun sequence genome:
- the LOC113306195 gene encoding uncharacterized protein LOC113306195, protein METGFQKYHDMKLTPLNIQLTELYEKIIKDLSPPRPLPTDTRDKRDKNKYCKFHKDHGDKNENCRALQIEVQRMIDAGKLQKYVNKDFGKGPGQFGTTHVINAHVINVSHARIHSMTMRASKDESGRKLRHLKEWYLTNHIDFVNGNGEEIRELGCTKIKFSEADMIGEYAPHNDVVFIIAWIGMFRVHRILVDTGSSVNVLFSGAYSSMNLPHNLIEEDENPIISFSGEVTKEIGKVKIPITVADKSVLGNFLLLDCRAPYNAIVGRDWLHEIGAVTSSYPQCLNFISPEGVVKVRSDQMVAHKCHESAMDEYKKPEVSGNQIMRVEQK, encoded by the coding sequence ATGGAAACTGGATTCCAGAAATATCATGATATGAAGCTGACACCATTGAACATACAGCTTACAGAGTTGTATGAGAAAATCATCAAGGATTTGAGCCCCCCTCGTCCTTTGCCAACCGATACACGTGATAAACGTGATAAGAACAAATACTGCAAGTTCCATAAAGACCATGGTGACAAGAATGAGAATTGCCGCGCTTTACAGATCGAGGTCCAGCGGATGATAGATGCTGGAAAGCTACAAAAGTACGTGAATAAGGATTTTGGAAAAGGCCCTGGACAGTTTGGCACAACACATGTGATTAACGCCCATGTGATTAACGTCAGTCACGCCAGGATCCATTCAATGACCATGCGGGCATCGAAAGATGAGAGCGGTAGAAAGCTCAGGCATTTAAAAGAATGGTACTTAACAAATCATATCGATTTTGTCAATGGAAATGGAGAAGAAATTCGGGAGCTCGGGTGCACAAAGATCAAGTTCTCTGAAGCAGACATGATAGGTGAATATGCTCCACACAATGATGTTGTCTTTATAATTGCTTGGATTGGCATGTTTCGTGTACACCGGATTCTAGTGGATACAGGGAGCTCAGTGAACGTGCTGTTTTCAGGAGCTTATTCCTCTATGAATCTACCACACAACTTGATCGAGGAGGATGAAAATCCAATTATCAGTTTCAGTGGTGAAGTTACAAAGGAGATTGGAAAAGTGAAGATACCTATAACAGTGGCTGACAAGTCTGTTCTAGGAAATTTCTTACTGCTTGACTGTAGAGCTCCCTACAATGCGATCGTAGGACGAGACTGGCTGCATGAGATCGGTGCAGTCACATCCTCATATCCTCAATGTTTAAATTTTATTTCCCCTGAAGGGGTCGTAAAAGTTAGGAGTGACCAGATGGTCGCTCACAAGTGTCACGAGAGTGCTATGGACGAGTACAAAAAGCCAGAAGTTAGCGGGAACCAAATCATGCGAGTCGAGCAGAAATAG